Proteins encoded in a region of the Streptomyces akebiae genome:
- the tgmB gene encoding ATP-grasp ribosomal peptide maturase, translated as MTEDKPVLVATEADDPTADMVIAQLNRQGVPVARFNPADIGAELTLSARFGTFPSLVAGQIRTSSRTVDLTTVRSVYWRRPVWPTFDHLDADDARFAAAHVRHGLGGIFYALDGPLWVNHPLKNAAADYKPAQLAAAQRLGLAVPPTLVTNDPAEARCFITSHDQVIFKTLRWTPYQRDGVPVTGWADPVTASEIDESVRVVPHLFQAVVDKVADIRVLVVGRQVFAVRIDSGMLDWRKDYSALTYSVVNLPDPVEKALLAYLDHFGLVSGSFDLAVDKTEGLWWLELNPNGQWGWLEESTGLAMSAAFAELLTQGVTP; from the coding sequence GTGACTGAGGACAAGCCGGTGCTCGTGGCCACCGAGGCGGACGACCCCACCGCCGACATGGTGATCGCCCAGCTGAACCGGCAAGGCGTGCCAGTGGCCAGGTTCAACCCCGCTGACATCGGCGCGGAGCTGACGCTATCCGCGCGGTTCGGTACCTTCCCGTCCCTCGTGGCCGGGCAGATCCGCACTTCATCGCGGACCGTCGACCTGACCACGGTACGGTCGGTGTACTGGCGCCGCCCGGTGTGGCCCACCTTCGACCACCTCGACGCCGACGACGCCCGTTTCGCGGCAGCACACGTCCGCCACGGGCTTGGCGGCATCTTCTATGCCCTTGACGGACCGCTCTGGGTGAACCATCCACTCAAAAACGCTGCCGCCGACTACAAGCCCGCCCAGCTCGCCGCCGCCCAGCGCCTCGGGCTCGCCGTGCCACCGACTCTGGTGACGAACGACCCGGCCGAGGCCCGGTGTTTCATCACCAGCCACGATCAGGTGATCTTCAAGACCCTCCGCTGGACGCCCTACCAGCGCGACGGGGTTCCCGTGACGGGATGGGCCGACCCGGTCACGGCATCCGAGATCGACGAGAGCGTGCGCGTGGTACCGCACTTGTTCCAGGCTGTCGTGGACAAAGTGGCCGATATTCGTGTCCTGGTGGTGGGCCGACAGGTGTTCGCCGTGAGGATCGATTCCGGGATGCTGGACTGGCGCAAGGACTACTCGGCCTTGACTTACAGCGTGGTGAACCTGCCCGATCCTGTGGAGAAGGCTCTCCTCGCCTACCTGGATCACTTCGGACTGGTATCAGGGAGCTTCGATCTTGCCGTGGACAAGACGGAGGGCCTGTGGTGGCTGGAGCTGAACCCGAATGGACAGTGGGGCTGGCTGGAGGAGTCCACCGGCCTTGCGATGTCCGCCGCCTTTGCTGAACTGTTGACGCAAGGAGTCACCCCATGA
- a CDS encoding PDR/VanB family oxidoreductase, which translates to MTSSSTSPVYEAELIVDSREFAADGVLALTLRHPLGEELPAWEPGAHIDVLLGPGLERQYSLCGDPADRHTWRIGVLREPDGRGGSAYVHTELGRGDKVRVRGPRNNFALEPMPRYRFVAGGIGITPILPMLAAAEASGAEWSLLYGGRSRASMAFQRELGAYGDRVTVAPQDETGLLDLGAVLDGLPEDTLVYCCGPGALLDAVEERCPAKALRVERFQPKEQETGPDSEFEVVLERTGKTVTVPVGVSVLDTVRAAGVEVLYSCAEGTCGTCETDVLEGTPDHRDSVLSDEERAAGETMLICVSRCQGSRLVLDL; encoded by the coding sequence ATGACCTCGTCCTCCACCTCGCCCGTCTACGAGGCCGAACTCATCGTCGACAGCAGGGAGTTCGCCGCCGACGGCGTCCTCGCCCTCACCCTGCGGCATCCGCTGGGCGAGGAGCTCCCGGCCTGGGAACCGGGCGCGCACATCGATGTGCTGCTCGGGCCCGGTCTGGAGCGGCAGTACTCGCTGTGCGGCGACCCGGCGGACCGGCACACCTGGCGGATCGGGGTGCTGCGGGAGCCCGACGGGCGCGGCGGATCGGCTTACGTGCACACGGAGTTGGGGCGTGGCGACAAGGTCCGGGTGCGCGGGCCGCGGAACAACTTCGCGCTGGAGCCGATGCCCCGCTACCGGTTCGTGGCCGGCGGCATCGGCATCACGCCCATCCTGCCGATGCTGGCCGCGGCCGAGGCGTCGGGCGCGGAGTGGTCGCTGCTGTACGGCGGTCGCAGCCGTGCATCCATGGCGTTCCAGCGGGAGTTGGGCGCGTACGGTGATCGGGTGACGGTCGCCCCGCAGGACGAGACCGGGCTGCTCGACCTCGGGGCCGTGCTGGACGGGCTGCCCGAGGACACCCTCGTCTACTGCTGCGGTCCCGGCGCGTTGCTGGACGCGGTCGAGGAACGGTGCCCGGCCAAGGCGCTCCGGGTCGAGCGGTTCCAGCCGAAGGAGCAGGAGACCGGCCCGGACAGCGAGTTCGAGGTCGTGCTGGAGCGGACGGGGAAGACCGTCACGGTCCCCGTCGGGGTCTCCGTGCTCGACACCGTGCGCGCCGCCGGGGTCGAGGTGCTCTACTCCTGCGCGGAGGGCACCTGCGGAACCTGCGAGACGGACGTCCTGGAGGGCACCCCGGACCACCGTGACTCGGTGCTCAGCGACGAGGAGCGCGCGGCAGGGGAGACCATGCTCATCTGCGTGTCGCGCTGCCAGGGGTCACGGCTGGTGCTCGACCTGTAG
- a CDS encoding tyrosine-type recombinase/integrase, giving the protein MAESDAPFDRWHKKYPKEGDVPCKCGTKRNPLYPSTDHGRGQQWQARYTDPNGKTRRPAFDTWQAARDHLDEVRVQIRNGSWVDPDLGNETVEFYANQFLERRRKRNKNKNTTDTYDTHIRVHIIPFLGKHTAKTLRRKHSMALVDYLIDQPTVGGVYGVQIFKTWRILVNYMIDEDVPLPANIVSRIELPDVEERVKVSLSPEQVNRLAAAMRQVEPRFEVFVWIAACAGLREGEAIGLKKTSVEWAEGLLYVEEQRQGGKAAKLKTKASAATLPVDAFLIEKLREHIERFPRLAPVTRRAERDRRRRGWVAPPDEGLIVTNRYGRPVSSRDFNEKWRTAVRIAGLPPETRFHDLKHFYTSQLGASGRHDPKTVQALSRHARFSETWETYAHPPRAVEGVTVTTFSGLFAPSDTSEERAA; this is encoded by the coding sequence ATGGCCGAGTCCGATGCACCGTTCGATCGGTGGCACAAGAAATACCCGAAAGAGGGCGACGTGCCTTGCAAGTGCGGCACGAAGAGGAACCCACTGTACCCATCCACTGACCACGGCCGCGGCCAGCAGTGGCAGGCACGCTACACGGACCCGAACGGCAAGACCCGACGTCCGGCGTTCGACACCTGGCAGGCAGCCCGCGACCACCTGGACGAAGTCCGGGTGCAGATCCGCAACGGCAGCTGGGTGGATCCGGACCTCGGGAACGAAACGGTTGAGTTCTATGCCAATCAATTCCTTGAACGCCGGAGAAAGAGGAACAAGAACAAGAACACGACTGACACGTACGACACGCACATCCGCGTCCACATCATTCCATTCCTGGGGAAGCACACCGCCAAGACGCTGCGCCGCAAGCACAGCATGGCACTAGTGGATTACCTGATCGATCAACCCACCGTCGGAGGTGTCTATGGTGTCCAGATCTTCAAAACCTGGCGCATCCTCGTCAACTATATGATCGACGAGGACGTACCACTGCCAGCAAACATCGTCTCTCGTATCGAGCTGCCGGACGTGGAAGAACGCGTCAAGGTTTCCCTGAGCCCGGAGCAGGTCAATCGTCTAGCGGCTGCGATGAGACAGGTTGAGCCGCGGTTCGAGGTCTTCGTGTGGATCGCGGCATGCGCGGGTCTCCGCGAAGGAGAAGCCATCGGCCTCAAGAAGACATCTGTGGAGTGGGCGGAAGGACTCCTGTACGTCGAGGAACAGCGACAAGGCGGGAAGGCAGCAAAGCTCAAGACCAAGGCCAGCGCAGCAACCTTGCCCGTCGACGCCTTCCTCATCGAAAAGCTGAGGGAGCACATCGAGCGCTTCCCCCGACTGGCACCGGTGACCCGCCGTGCTGAACGTGACCGTCGGCGCCGTGGCTGGGTTGCACCGCCGGACGAGGGGCTGATCGTCACCAACCGATACGGCCGCCCGGTGTCCAGCCGAGACTTCAACGAAAAGTGGCGCACCGCCGTCCGGATAGCCGGGCTGCCGCCCGAGACCCGGTTCCATGACCTAAAGCACTTCTACACATCGCAACTTGGCGCCTCAGGCCGGCACGACCCGAAGACTGTGCAGGCTCTGAGCAGGCACGCAAGGTTCTCCGAGACGTGGGAGACCTACGCCCATCCGCCGCGGGCCGTGGAGGGTGTGACCGTCACGACGTTCAGCGGATTGTTCGCTCCGTCGGACACCTCCGAGGAACGCGCCGCCTGA
- a CDS encoding TrmO family methyltransferase domain-containing protein — translation MSTESIEVPVIATVVGGHTGRLDDFKSGVESIIRLHPEYPVETLQGIEEFSHIQVTWFFNFGSPDDVALHARSPRDNPAWPATGTFVHHNHRRPARLATSFPRLLRVEGRDLHVTDLDADDGTLVVDLVAVFQEMLPRGPVTQPSWPSEMLKDYWRDVSERGFGGDADPQGARP, via the coding sequence GTGTCCACTGAGTCCATCGAAGTGCCTGTCATCGCAACCGTGGTTGGAGGGCACACTGGGCGGCTCGACGACTTCAAGAGCGGGGTGGAATCGATCATCCGGCTGCACCCGGAGTATCCGGTGGAGACGCTGCAGGGGATCGAAGAGTTCTCGCACATCCAAGTCACTTGGTTCTTCAACTTCGGATCTCCCGACGACGTCGCGCTGCACGCGCGCAGCCCTCGCGACAACCCGGCCTGGCCGGCGACGGGGACCTTCGTGCACCACAACCACCGACGGCCAGCACGACTCGCCACCTCGTTTCCCCGTCTTCTGCGCGTTGAAGGCCGCGACCTGCACGTCACCGACCTCGACGCGGATGACGGCACACTTGTGGTCGACCTGGTAGCGGTGTTCCAGGAGATGCTCCCTCGCGGCCCTGTCACACAGCCGTCCTGGCCCAGCGAGATGCTGAAGGACTACTGGCGAGACGTCTCCGAGCGCGGATTCGGCGGAGATGCTGATCCCCAAGGGGCTCGTCCGTAG
- the tgmA gene encoding putative ATP-grasp-modified RiPP has protein sequence MSTAVKAAVRPWGTGRLGPYPTVTHRPHASVTLDPDTQLGVYLDHAGQVVEMGKHGTSKGTETKTATNSDSAPDQGHDQDSEQD, from the coding sequence ATGTCTACCGCAGTCAAGGCTGCCGTACGCCCGTGGGGCACTGGCCGACTTGGCCCATACCCGACGGTCACCCACCGTCCCCACGCGTCGGTCACGCTCGACCCCGACACCCAGCTCGGCGTCTACCTGGACCATGCCGGCCAGGTGGTCGAGATGGGCAAGCACGGCACCAGCAAGGGCACCGAGACGAAGACGGCCACGAATTCGGACTCCGCGCCCGACCAGGGGCACGACCAGGACTCCGAGCAAGACTGA
- a CDS encoding helix-turn-helix domain-containing protein: MAAKGAARGRAATGTIAGFVFRIARESAHSTQAGMAEAIGVDLATWQGWETGRRPLANVKAGTLLNLRRRLLAMGADPRILHLLDPAMDADRIISATIHPENTAQHPLADWVHTRDTADMIAWALNGTVPPSLARHSTPGRRGPVAKAPLLPTLDRGVFFSQLRETAELAVHMGEDGLLLHRQALYLCSYDRTPEATSWMGHALHTRRDLITVRGWTPHWSTARSTAVALARLGDPQPLLDFIDRAMADDDAAETANLTYWAYWLGSIREPQANDGFMRQGPNNWEPVRLLRGLAAGLHQAPAYVDLYVHSLWALLTNHHWLPLAEPELADSLYAHISGLLDRNGISPRSRRELSAVHYVLRENRA; the protein is encoded by the coding sequence ATGGCTGCGAAAGGAGCTGCACGAGGTCGTGCGGCCACGGGCACGATCGCCGGCTTCGTATTCCGCATCGCCCGGGAGAGCGCGCACAGCACACAGGCCGGAATGGCCGAAGCCATCGGCGTTGACCTCGCCACCTGGCAGGGATGGGAGACCGGGCGAAGGCCGCTCGCCAATGTGAAGGCCGGGACACTCCTGAACCTGAGGCGCCGTTTGCTGGCGATGGGGGCGGACCCTCGCATACTGCACCTCCTCGATCCGGCCATGGACGCGGACCGGATCATCTCTGCGACCATTCACCCGGAGAACACGGCACAGCATCCTCTCGCCGACTGGGTGCACACGCGCGATACGGCCGACATGATCGCGTGGGCGCTGAACGGAACGGTTCCCCCCAGCCTTGCGCGCCACTCAACGCCGGGACGGCGCGGTCCTGTAGCCAAGGCGCCGTTACTGCCCACGCTCGACCGCGGCGTGTTCTTCTCCCAGCTCCGAGAAACGGCGGAGTTGGCCGTACATATGGGAGAAGACGGGTTACTCCTTCACCGGCAGGCGCTCTACCTGTGCTCGTACGACCGGACGCCAGAGGCGACATCCTGGATGGGCCATGCCCTGCACACGCGCCGTGACCTCATCACGGTTCGTGGCTGGACACCCCACTGGTCAACAGCACGCTCAACTGCGGTCGCTCTCGCTCGGCTTGGCGACCCACAGCCCCTGTTGGACTTCATCGACAGAGCCATGGCGGACGATGACGCCGCCGAGACGGCCAACCTCACTTACTGGGCCTACTGGCTCGGATCGATCAGGGAGCCTCAAGCGAACGACGGGTTCATGCGGCAGGGGCCAAACAACTGGGAACCCGTACGCCTCCTGCGGGGACTCGCCGCCGGTCTGCACCAAGCGCCGGCGTACGTGGACCTGTACGTTCACTCGCTCTGGGCCCTGCTGACCAACCACCACTGGCTGCCCCTAGCGGAGCCCGAACTGGCGGACTCGCTGTACGCGCACATCAGTGGACTGCTTGATCGCAACGGAATCTCCCCGCGATCGAGGCGGGAACTCAGCGCAGTGCATTACGTTCTACGCGAGAACCGCGCATGA
- a CDS encoding DUF6087 family protein, with amino-acid sequence MDDEPLSEWAERRDAKIGRLRAVPLVSGNGPKGSHLHPDAPRVIQRWNGHAWEPHGFAANLTEAQRILHPPAEQTSSAPAPLPQPLSAGRGRHRRPRPGE; translated from the coding sequence ATGGACGACGAGCCGCTGTCGGAATGGGCGGAGCGCCGTGACGCGAAGATCGGACGCCTTCGAGCTGTCCCGCTCGTGTCCGGCAACGGCCCCAAGGGCTCACACCTACACCCCGATGCGCCCCGAGTCATCCAGCGGTGGAACGGTCACGCCTGGGAACCTCACGGGTTCGCAGCCAATCTCACTGAGGCTCAACGCATCCTGCACCCCCCGGCCGAGCAAACGTCATCTGCGCCAGCGCCCCTGCCCCAGCCGCTCAGTGCTGGGCGGGGCAGGCACAGGAGACCTCGCCCGGGTGAATGA
- the tgmC gene encoding ATP-grasp peptide maturase system methyltransferase, with product MTDTGLLRRALADRLTEAGVLVSPQWREAVKAVPRELFLNPGVFLPADGGRWRPVTAVGTDPDEWAQIAYRDESLTTQLDGHLTADQASDLVDGSPTSSSTTPVTVVDMIEKLEVEDGHQVLEIGTGTGYSSALMCHRLGEDNVTTVEVDPLVAARADAALETAGYSTWTVTGDGLLGHPRRAPYDRVIATCAVRRIPYTWIRQTKPGGIVLATVGGSWQYGTGLAKVTVAEDGTAEGRIIGRSSFMQARSQAEVPIAGDLSARTAYADSERESKVSPLSLEEWMPAFLAQLAAPGAHFTRATSLEGNRLLYIFDQERESFASFTENEGTWTVRQGGPLPLWDTIEQALTAWQDAGSPAITSVRLRVTQETHSYWIEGHPALRWQHHLL from the coding sequence ATGACCGACACCGGCCTGCTGCGACGTGCTCTCGCCGACCGCCTGACCGAGGCCGGCGTCCTCGTCAGCCCCCAGTGGCGAGAAGCGGTGAAGGCCGTACCTCGGGAGCTGTTCCTGAACCCGGGCGTGTTTCTGCCCGCAGACGGCGGCCGATGGCGGCCAGTTACGGCGGTCGGAACCGACCCGGACGAATGGGCGCAGATCGCCTACCGCGACGAGTCCTTGACCACCCAGCTCGACGGGCACCTCACCGCCGATCAGGCCAGTGACCTCGTGGACGGTTCGCCGACGTCATCGTCCACCACCCCGGTCACTGTCGTAGACATGATCGAGAAACTTGAGGTGGAAGACGGCCATCAGGTATTGGAGATTGGTACCGGCACCGGCTACTCCTCCGCCCTCATGTGCCACCGCTTGGGGGAGGACAACGTGACCACGGTCGAGGTAGATCCCTTGGTCGCGGCCCGTGCGGATGCCGCGCTGGAGACAGCCGGATACTCGACGTGGACCGTCACGGGAGACGGGCTCCTCGGCCATCCCCGCCGCGCACCGTACGACCGCGTCATCGCCACCTGCGCTGTGCGCCGCATCCCCTACACCTGGATCCGCCAGACCAAGCCGGGCGGCATCGTCCTCGCCACGGTCGGCGGATCCTGGCAGTACGGCACCGGACTCGCCAAGGTCACGGTCGCCGAGGACGGTACTGCCGAGGGCAGGATCATCGGTCGCTCCTCGTTCATGCAGGCCCGTTCCCAGGCGGAGGTGCCGATCGCCGGCGACCTGTCCGCCCGTACCGCCTACGCCGACAGCGAGCGCGAGTCCAAGGTGTCTCCGTTGTCCCTGGAGGAGTGGATGCCGGCGTTCCTCGCGCAACTCGCCGCTCCCGGAGCGCACTTCACGCGAGCCACGTCGCTGGAAGGGAACCGGCTGCTGTACATCTTCGACCAGGAACGCGAGTCGTTCGCATCGTTCACGGAGAACGAGGGCACCTGGACGGTCCGCCAGGGCGGCCCGCTGCCTCTGTGGGACACGATCGAGCAGGCCCTCACCGCGTGGCAGGATGCGGGAAGCCCCGCCATCACCTCTGTGCGGCTTCGTGTCACGCAGGAGACACACAGCTACTGGATCGAAGGCCATCCGGCCCTCCGTTGGCAGCACCACCTTCTCTGA
- a CDS encoding helix-turn-helix transcriptional regulator: protein MADPFAELLLRLRQDAGRTQEQQAAAINAVSGRDTMTRREISRYEKFENVPTDHTLEHIAAAYGISFEDLRREAKAARARKKKECAREKEDQEDVKRRTLLEGAAIGVSAAAEPWGRLALALSKGSKTDAPSAAALVNRAAELHIQELTFSARRLQRTVESHLDAITAALPRAGEHERALTIAAGETAALAGWVAWDLGETNKADAYYKVTSECALTAGHPPLRALALTYASYGAPTPKEKLRLLSQAAQDVRGHGNATAAAWVLGRHAEEAAALGDDTGALRALDRARFAYDFADHTSEQAWVRFVTPYRMDSLALSVYGQLGRSELTATATTAVERLGDDLPDGGVVVLGDLAAALLRGGDVDQGVYVTRQFAAASQAKPNTMGKERARTIAAWLPDNERELADHLRQFAS from the coding sequence ATGGCAGATCCGTTCGCCGAACTGCTCCTCCGGCTCCGGCAGGACGCAGGCCGGACACAGGAGCAGCAGGCAGCCGCCATCAACGCTGTCTCCGGCCGGGACACCATGACCCGTCGAGAGATCAGCCGCTACGAGAAGTTCGAGAACGTCCCGACCGACCACACACTTGAGCACATCGCGGCGGCCTACGGCATCTCATTCGAAGACCTGCGGCGGGAGGCCAAGGCCGCCCGCGCCAGGAAGAAGAAGGAATGCGCCCGTGAAAAGGAGGACCAGGAGGACGTGAAGCGCCGCACGTTGCTGGAGGGCGCCGCCATCGGCGTGAGCGCGGCTGCCGAGCCCTGGGGGCGGCTAGCCCTCGCCCTCAGCAAGGGTTCCAAGACTGACGCGCCTTCCGCAGCTGCGCTCGTCAACCGAGCTGCTGAGTTGCACATTCAAGAACTCACCTTCAGCGCACGCCGGTTACAGCGTACGGTTGAGTCTCACCTTGACGCTATCACCGCAGCTTTGCCGCGTGCCGGCGAGCACGAACGGGCTCTGACTATCGCAGCCGGGGAAACCGCAGCCCTGGCCGGATGGGTGGCCTGGGATCTGGGCGAGACCAACAAGGCTGACGCCTACTACAAGGTCACGTCGGAGTGTGCCTTGACCGCCGGGCACCCCCCGCTCCGAGCCCTGGCTCTAACCTATGCCAGCTACGGAGCTCCGACGCCTAAGGAGAAGCTGAGGCTTCTTTCCCAGGCAGCCCAGGATGTTCGAGGCCACGGCAACGCCACGGCCGCCGCCTGGGTGCTCGGCAGGCACGCCGAGGAGGCTGCGGCGCTCGGCGACGACACAGGGGCACTGCGTGCCCTGGATCGAGCGCGCTTCGCCTACGACTTCGCAGATCACACAAGCGAGCAGGCGTGGGTCCGATTCGTGACCCCTTACCGCATGGACTCCCTGGCACTCTCCGTGTACGGACAGCTGGGACGATCTGAACTGACCGCCACGGCCACCACTGCCGTCGAACGCCTCGGGGATGACCTGCCGGATGGAGGTGTTGTCGTCCTCGGCGATCTCGCTGCGGCGCTGCTGCGCGGCGGAGATGTCGACCAAGGCGTCTACGTAACACGACAGTTTGCGGCTGCGAGTCAGGCCAAGCCCAACACGATGGGCAAGGAGCGGGCCCGAACCATCGCGGCCTGGCTTCCAGACAACGAGCGAGAACTCGCCGATCACCTACGGCAGTTCGCATCTTGA
- the cutA gene encoding divalent-cation tolerance protein CutA, whose translation MTDFVIAQTTIDDEGQAKALARGAVESKLAAGAHIDAPFTAVYWWKSEIETAREWRISYMTTTDNLSELEAWVAENHSYEVPQWVTLPVTGGSSAYLSWVVAETTEG comes from the coding sequence ATGACCGACTTCGTGATTGCGCAGACGACCATCGACGATGAGGGCCAGGCGAAGGCGCTGGCTCGGGGCGCGGTTGAGAGCAAGCTGGCAGCGGGCGCTCACATCGACGCGCCGTTTACCGCCGTCTACTGGTGGAAAAGCGAGATCGAGACGGCGCGAGAGTGGCGGATCTCGTACATGACGACGACGGACAATCTTTCGGAGCTGGAAGCGTGGGTGGCCGAGAATCACTCATACGAGGTGCCGCAGTGGGTCACCCTTCCTGTGACAGGCGGATCGAGTGCTTACCTGTCCTGGGTCGTTGCGGAGACGACCGAGGGCTGA
- a CDS encoding aromatic ring-hydroxylating dioxygenase subunit alpha, translating to MPHMTAFARNQWYVAAYAEEVGRELLGRTILGEPLVFYRTEEEGTPVALHDRCVHRRYPLSKSGLDGDRIVCGYHGFTYDTTGACVYVPGQKRIPRTARVASYPVVEQDSLIWVWIGDPALADPQTIPRAKHLAAPGWLTVRGMEPIDADYGLLVDNLLDLSHETYLHGGYIGTPEVAETPITTEVDEGAGVVRVSRHMDDAECPPFYAKSTGIEGRITRWQDIEYFAPCLYLLHSRIAPVGVLPEADGSDPNGFHTEITYAITPSTDGKVYDFWMVSRDWATDDDEVTGFLKGNNHTVVMQDVVALNLLQETLGSERTGYQELSINIDTGGLAARRILARLVEQGEKPVEKVQ from the coding sequence ATGCCGCACATGACTGCTTTTGCCAGGAACCAGTGGTACGTCGCCGCCTACGCCGAAGAAGTGGGGCGGGAGCTGCTGGGTCGGACGATCCTCGGTGAGCCGCTCGTCTTCTACCGGACGGAGGAGGAGGGGACGCCGGTCGCGCTGCACGACCGGTGTGTGCACCGCCGGTACCCGCTCTCCAAGAGCGGGCTGGACGGGGACCGGATCGTGTGCGGGTACCACGGCTTCACGTACGACACGACGGGCGCGTGCGTGTATGTGCCGGGGCAGAAGCGGATCCCGCGGACGGCTCGCGTGGCCTCCTACCCGGTGGTCGAGCAGGACTCGCTGATCTGGGTGTGGATAGGCGACCCGGCGCTCGCCGACCCGCAGACCATCCCGCGCGCGAAGCACCTGGCCGCACCCGGCTGGCTCACCGTGCGTGGCATGGAGCCGATCGACGCCGACTACGGCCTCCTCGTCGACAACCTGCTGGACCTGTCCCACGAGACGTACCTGCACGGCGGCTACATCGGCACCCCCGAGGTCGCCGAGACGCCGATCACCACCGAGGTCGACGAGGGCGCCGGCGTCGTCCGCGTGAGCCGGCACATGGACGACGCCGAGTGCCCGCCGTTCTACGCGAAGTCGACGGGTATCGAGGGCCGCATCACGCGCTGGCAGGACATCGAGTACTTCGCCCCGTGCCTGTATCTGCTGCACAGCCGGATCGCGCCCGTGGGAGTGCTCCCGGAGGCGGACGGCAGCGACCCGAACGGCTTCCACACCGAGATCACCTACGCCATCACCCCGTCGACGGACGGCAAGGTGTACGACTTCTGGATGGTCTCCCGCGACTGGGCGACCGACGACGACGAGGTCACCGGGTTCCTCAAGGGCAACAACCACACGGTCGTCATGCAGGACGTCGTCGCGCTGAACCTGCTCCAGGAGACGCTGGGCTCCGAGCGCACCGGCTACCAGGAGCTGAGCATCAACATCGACACCGGTGGTCTGGCCGCCCGCCGTATCCTCGCCCGGCTGGTCGAGCAGGGCGAGAAGCCGGTGGAGAAGGTCCAGTGA
- a CDS encoding HD domain-containing protein produces the protein MADTEQEQAKGTAGFLLEMGMLKRAKRSGWWIAGVKDPETIAEHSFRVALIGSVLAMMEGADPAKTALLGLWHDTQETRVSDIPHIGRRYLEAASNEMVTADQVSAAHPAVRAGAQRIVEEYETGDSLEVICAHDADKLECLLQAVEYREQGCANVQPWIDSSLAKLKTAAAQSLAEAALNMSSIEWQQTYLP, from the coding sequence ATGGCGGACACAGAGCAGGAGCAGGCGAAGGGTACGGCAGGCTTCCTGCTGGAAATGGGGATGCTGAAGCGCGCGAAGCGGTCCGGGTGGTGGATCGCCGGGGTCAAAGACCCCGAGACCATCGCCGAGCACAGCTTCAGAGTCGCCCTCATTGGCTCCGTGCTCGCCATGATGGAAGGCGCCGACCCAGCGAAGACAGCCCTCCTCGGACTCTGGCACGACACGCAGGAGACCCGCGTCAGCGACATCCCGCACATCGGCCGGCGCTACCTCGAAGCCGCCAGCAACGAGATGGTCACCGCAGACCAGGTGTCGGCCGCGCACCCCGCAGTGAGGGCCGGCGCCCAGCGGATCGTCGAGGAGTACGAGACTGGCGACTCCCTCGAAGTGATCTGCGCTCACGACGCGGATAAGCTCGAATGCCTTCTTCAGGCCGTCGAGTACCGCGAACAAGGCTGCGCGAACGTCCAGCCCTGGATCGACAGCAGCCTCGCAAAGCTCAAGACAGCCGCTGCCCAGTCCCTCGCCGAGGCCGCGCTCAACATGAGCTCCATCGAATGGCAGCAGACGTACCTTCCCTGA